cttctccgccgccgccgtaggtgtcctccgtcgccaagttagggcacggacgatcgaactgctcggcctcctcttccactccgtctagcagttccttgtgtggtaaataaaacttcctttttacggcccctttgatcctatagattcgtcactttctaccacaagcagtttctgttcacacatgttggatccacttcatactgcatctcttgtgcctagtatgttcacttatgcttcacaaagtagttagattcctcacttgtactgatctgtggattcgtacaaatctggaaccaactccttatctatgagtgaatgtcttcgcacgatgaggtcaatgtcttctaaactgatttatcttcaaaatcttctgagaatgcatatgacctcttccccttccctcgcaccttaatgctgtcacaggtacatgtccgtgggagaatcccttggttctcatagtctgcattcatttgcagaattcttacagcatcatataaattctcctgaagccagttcctgtttgactcACAGGCGGAAGCCTTTGAAagctttgaacgtattgaagccattcagtttgaagttcatggcaacagagaaatctgcaaggaagggaggcagacagcgtcgtggggaaacatcaagagatttgccggatgacctctcagagctctacaagacagatctagaagaggattataatcagtgcaagacccgaatctagtggattcaaagatattgggtagaacagtggtacaaatacagattcgtgaccaaggaatatgctgagaagagtgctatcaaaagtccttgggtgatattctcttccgaggccttccacccaagaacagagctgaagctattgctcagggtttctatccgtgtatggtccgtggacctcagcctgaagatgccgacccatcatcactgctatggtgtcgtgacgataatctcttcaagcgcaacttccagaatgcaaaggcatcggccaaggaaaacaagaagtcattgggactagacttcaaccctggtccctctgctccccgggctgacggcacacgcgatgcagaaccgaatgtcatcggtcctttctacaaccttgaaggcctcatcactcacatctcagttcaaggtgccaaagtggatcattctgatgatgatgctggcactgatgaagccccagctcctactccaaagccgcagaagccaaagaaggctaAGGCTTCAAAATCAGctgctccaccaaaaatctcacgggtgaagccactggctactgcacctcctgaagacagtgtgtagtctgaagatttgtcacgcatctccaagaccTCAAGAGTGCCTCTGCAGCACACCAGCCAAGAactaactgctgctgccattctgcgcaacgatgccattgatctgtccagtgatgaagatctggtagatgacactcttgagcaactgatcaagagtaaagaagaagcagaaatcttcaacaatttgcctctctttgacgtggcaatcatccacgacttcatcgatgagtggtttgaaacgcccaacctcagctttgaagacctgcaacttcccattggtctcagtgtcaccttccatgacgccattgcttcagagctagctctagctcagcgcatcgttgaactgaagcagaagattgactttgagaaagctcagttcaagacgCATATGGCCatgctcagcgtgcaagaggtcaagaacttcaagatcatgctgcacgagctcaaggaagcctttctcaagaaacgtgcgGAAGCTCAAGGTTCTTGTGAACGCATGAAGAGCCTAgactgacaagtgtgtgcaagtatacaatgaggctgagaagcgcaaggcccttggtcgtcctggcattgaccccaggatggctgcaaagaagaagaagaagccaactGTGGCCGCACCGGACGCACCAAGgtaggaagcacatcccattgtcttcacagccagcatgactggctcgaagccaaaagccaggtctaccgcttcagaactaaagaagacgcggactgctgaggctgaagccagaaagaggaaacatcctgaagcctctgctgctgctccctccaagaagaagcgcaagaccaagaaggatcgggctgctcccacagagcccttaattgttgaacctatctccatggttcgccctgccaccgaacatcaagagcgccaactgactatccatgagcctaCTTTCACAGAgtctcatgaagctgaagacattggtcaccatgaccatgttgaagatgatgtagttcttcctcagatcgagcaccaacaggtatcatcgcctatgcttacgcacagcgaactcatcagcactggtcgtcctctgacgccaattgctcaggatgcaacatgggctgatcacccacaacaacaagtcacaccaccccggcaagaagaagaagatgaccttgaggcccagccaactccatctccaaaggcgtcgccagcgttacgcaggcttcgcataggaccaaggtctcaagtctccgagtctgaggctaaaactgctgaagacattccggctgcatcagccgatgacacccaagaagaagaacgtgttcctactcccccaactactgaagaagctgttctcgaggagaacgtgtttgtgcccgaccctccagctcatcaagtggaggtagaaaatcttgaggctgccaccaccaacaccaatgaagccactgacgttgtcatggctgaagcaaatgtggagcctacaccaacccaagaaccagaagtcagcgaagccaatgatgctactgctcctgttcctgcgcctgctgctggtcctcagtttgactatcatattgagcataggcctcaggtacagaagccaatgccaaggttgcccaggtttccaggtcctgcatcagcacctggatcctttaatgtcaacggcttcaaagcagacaacaccttcttcaatagctccaagaacccctactcaagggaacgaatatcttctgatcggttctagagctatccgcagtgaagctattactcctgcattctgtacaatcaaggtcgcatcttcccacatatgcgtcttgacaccgaagcaatagctggtctgccctgtttggaagaagctctggattgcttcaaagaggttggattgttgcctttcgtcaccgaccaagagcactagaatgaagagttgctgctccaattttatgccacacttcacatacgtggttacaacagagatccgaagtcTTGGGTCCTTGTGtagatgacaggaaatgttcatcacgaagccaaagcctttgatatcattgagctcactggtctgcccactcctggagatctctatgaacctggatgtcaacttcacagtgaagctatggagagcatctttcagaagcctgaaccgaacatgagtcagatgctcagtatgatgaagcctttgccacaagacgctgcatatcctaaggagttccttgttgaagaccttggagtatctgccaaggactatctatcacattataaggcgaactctctggcccatcaaaggacattctccacatgccaagctggaaggtgcaatgaagactttggtcttctatattcttcatggaaaatgcttcaatgcacaagacttcttcatccgccaacttgctgcattaggatctgatctttttggcttgaagttctacgctccatggataatgcggctggttaaactccactcagctatctcatatcagccatttGCTCGCAATCATCGaatctttttgcctgatgtggatatgtccgttgaagccatttatcctgagcctgccaaggaacctattagtcttcagaatgcggagcatcaaagtttcactcagaacattgaaggagttgaagcagtcactcgtgtttatcctctggctggtactacacgtgcacctcatcgtgctcttactgaagccactgaaagcactattgtccaacgacccaagaagcgatctcatgttcacaatgaccgagagcttctggttgctcttcatcagaaacaggataggcatcatgactggctgaagcgccaaatgcaaagcctcttggtggatgtcaaccgcattcgcaatcttgccaccaagaatgcctttgttgcccatgaaacttgtcggcatacatggaaagggctgacgcttatgtgtcctaaggatgatcttcaagagcatggcttctctgaacgtttcaagtttgactccacacctccccgaagggctgtgctgcgacaaactccatctcttgaagactctgagttttcttcctctgcggcaactgtgaatgccagagtgatcgaggacgaagatgatgccacttcaccacccCGTACTTCTGCACGCCTCGACACTGCCCCAAGTTCTtttgcaccgccgaacaccaccgatgaCCCtgttgcttcacctactcttcgtgggaacgagtagatgctctatgtcttcaaacctttttggtcctcactgacaaaagggggagaagcttatgagtttgatagtcttcaagcgggtccatatgggtggttactttatgtttgcctagtgtttacaactctcgttttgatacatttggttctttgagttgtaacacttaaactcgatggtcgtctgctacttatttgctattttgtgatgcgatgataaattccgcacttagatcattttgcagacgtccatttttcattatgcatgttcattatcttcacatacctttcatgcatgatgagttgtcatcataagttgaagaggatctccacaagtacaacctgccatgtgcatttgcattccaaaagcaaattacttatatgcacatcttcagggggagcccttgcaacttatgaaaacaattccttatcctttacaatttcacatattatattccccgttgaaaacttcaactagtttgtcatcaatcaccaaaaagggggagattgtaagtgcatctagtgccacccctagttggttttggagtattgacgacaaacctagttgagggactaatgtgtgtgtgagaattgcaggataacacaggtagaagtccctcattgattcggttttcctaccagagatgacccctaaaaatgtatgaagacattgaagtcaaaggtggtatgtgaagacattcacattgaagactatgacaagagaagacatcgcatgaagactatggagcgcgaagtcttagatctttcgtagttctttttcttctttgttgagtcataggaaccaccgtactgttaagtggggtccaaaaaaaccagtcagaatgactgaagtgatgcttaaccaaaaatcctatgtcttcgagtgaagactatgagagcgaatcgtgttcagagttggacaagtcagctttgcttgtagcccaagtaaagttgccgtgtgtgtttgaaatctgaccattggaacacgtgtcagttccttagtgacccaggatcatttcagacaaatcaggtcgggttgcctagtggctataaatagcccaccccctacaaccatatggttggctgctcagagttaaagtacgtcttttgtcgtttgagagcaacccacctcgaagcctttgagagagaattccttgagaggataaagccctaatcacccagagccaaagagtgttaggcatcacttaagtcttcttgtctgtgtgatctgaagacttattacacttgaggactgtgaatcctccagccggttaggcgtcgcgttctgagcatccaagagtcattgtggatccccggtgaacgaagtctgtgaaggtttggaagtctaccttgaaggcttaccagagtgattgggtgaggactgggtgtccttagctcaaggggaataaggtgaagacgaggtcttctgagttgaatctcagcctccataaccagacgtacagttgttacagcaactagaactggtccaacaaatcattgtcttcaacgagtcactggtttcatccttcccttccctttacttaatgttggtccttgtgaagtcattgtatgattgcatcaccatttggcttcactgagtgattacttgttctgattggctttacaatatcttcctacttgatccatactacctagctgctattagtcattgcgctttcacttcattgaatacttgactatggtttgcctagtgtagtctaccttccgcttcatggtaataggtttatttctatcgtttgttttcgaaacttccatgttttgaagactttcataaaaatcgccgattcaccccctccctctagtcgatcactagcactttcaatattacataatcattgccttggatatcgtcataactttgcgattttttatcaattgctcgacggtaatttgttcacccaccatattatttaccttcaagagagaagcctcttgtgaaacctacgcccccgggtctatttgccatcatattagtttccgatctattattttataatcttttatttccagatctataaaccaaaaaatattttatctttcattttatttatctatctctatcagatctcacctttgcaagtgatcgtgaagggattgacaacccctttatcgcgttgggtgcaagtgtttgattgtttgtgcatgtattggtgatttgcgtgttcttctcctactggattgataccttagttcttaactgagggaaatacttatctctactttgttgcatcaccctttcctgtttaaGGAAAAACCAAcagaagctcaagaagtagcagtataCAGTTCATGGAAAAACGGCTCTGCGGGCTGGCGCGGGCGGTGGCAGAGTCAGACCCCGCAAATCCGTAAATCGGTAATTTACGTTTCAATTTTCGGCATGAAAACACATTTCTTTACTTCTTTATTTTCTTCAAGGGCATTGGATACATAATAATTCatcaaatctttgctagaatagtaAGATGAAacaaaacaagaaccacaattagacattttagaagatatccaacttccataactgctcccactagttggaccaacatcttctccatgcattcgatgttgatctgcggattcttgatcttgcattcttcattctttttttgGTTCTAAAGAAGTAGACATTACTTCCCCTCTAGTTCCTTCTCTaattgcacatgcagccgcatcattaCCCTCAATTATACCAAGGTGTGCACgaacatctattaagtttctttctatcaataaataaataaattctccttcccaaaaccaaaatgagcatccatcttcctacacacaTGACCATCTCAATAAGCTATCAAAATTGAACGAATAGGTTGACAAAGACGAATGAAAACAACAACataccccgtcgttttcgcatttgaagaatacTCATTCGGGGTGGTTCGGCGTGCTAGATGTTAGCCACAACACTGTCCGCGTGCAGTCATCGCACTGTGCGAGCGCCGAGCCTGGGCGACGGCCGGCTGAATCCTTGCCGGCAAACCTATGACGACCGCTAGAGGACAAACCAGTACCTGCATGCGGCGCTGGGGCTTTGCCGGAGCTGCGCGGGGTGCTCCCGGACCAATCCATGGCCCGGCGCAGCCACCGGTGGCCGGAAACACCAAATCCGGCGGCCGCGACAAACAGTCGCGGATCTGCAGCTTTCCGGCCGGCCGAGGTAGGAGGAATTGGTGGACGACAATCTCGGGCACGTGGCGGCCCGCCGGCGTGATCCCGCCAGCTGGTGTGGCCGGAATCGTTAGCGGTGGCCCGACGGTGGTGACTGGGGAAAAGCACGGGCTGAAATGCCCCCTCCCGCCAACTGCTACCGCTATATACAGGGCACCGACAGAGCGAGGGGGAGAACCCGCATTTTCGTGGGTTGGGATGAGAATTTTGCCGTACCCGTAATTTTTTTATAGATCAGATGCATTTGCGGGATTTGATCGGACAATATTTTCCACACTGACCCGTATTTTGACAGTTATTTTACGAATCGGGAcattatacggggtctgctagagatgctctaatatCACCCGCCGCCACAATGGCGGGCACCGAGCGGCAAGCGACAAACCCTATCTTAACACCAACACTGTTGCACGAGAGAGAAGATTCCCGAGTCAATTCTGTCGCTTGCCAGGCCCAGCCACGGAGGAGATGTACGAGTGGCCGTGGTGCCGGTGCGTGTGCAAACCTTTCCGATGGAAAGGCGTCCGTCGGCAAAATCACCATCAAGCGTGCCGGGGGAGCCGCTGCATGCGCTGCCTAGACGCCACGCACCGATGATCACGTGATCACGCATCCTGTGCATAAACTGTCGTGGTTGCGGCGCGCGGCAAGCGTATATATCCCACTACAAGTTGCGGCGCGCGGCAACATATGTGCATGGCTCCCTTTGCCCCTGCAGCCGCTCTCGCGCCCGCGCTGACCCGATCACATATCTTTTGTTTTTGTCGTCTGATCCGATCCGATTGACCAATCTAGCTAATCATTCGCTGTCGCCCTCGACATCACGTGCTTGTGTCGGCAACCAAACTAGTACGTACACGCGCACGCAAAACCGTCGTCGAGTAGGTTTCCTTGTTATATGGGTATGATACATATTAAAATGCTTTCCGAAATGATCATAAATTTAAAAGTTGTTGATGAATTTTTAAAACGTCCACACATTTTCAAAATATTCATGTATTtctataaagaaaaataaaaaagggaacatgtatttaaaaaaaagaACAGGAGAAAAAATCTTGTAGGGGGAAACATGCACACAAATTGAACCGAAATAGGAAGAAATATCCTACATGGACCAGCCCAATAGCGCCCACGGTAATGCGCGTTTGCTCGACCACCCATCGTATGAGCGAAATAGGAATCGCGTCACGCTCCTAAAAGGCCATCAAAGTTTCCATGATGCTGAAATTGGGAATTTCATCAATTTTTTGTAAACTCTATCATGAGAATCGGCAATTTTTTGTCAACGGATGCTCTTATTACACTCGTAAACTTTGAAGGATCAGAACCCACTATGTAGCATCTACATTGAGAGGGGTGTCGTGGGACACTATGTGCATGCGGAAGTTTCTTGGTGGACCCAGATTGTGATTTCATGGAAGCAACTTTGGGAGGCCATCCCTCCCAAATCCAGAGCACCATTCTAGAGGGACGAGATGCGTTGAAAGTTGGCGTAGTTCAAAGAACTGGAGATGGAGCAAGCATGGGAGTATGTCAGCGTAATTGGTTACCGACTTACCGTGCAGTTCTAGACTCCTCCCCATGGTTGCCTTGTTGTCCAATCCTCCCCATTTGGTTTCTCAACTGATAAATCACATGGCATTTCTTGGATATTCTTCAACAACATTTCTTGCCAATGGATATTGATGTTATCAAGTCCATACTAATATGTACCTCGAACCAGGATGACTCATGGGCCTGACATTTTGAGAAGTCAGGAAACTTCGTTGTAAGATTGGCTATATaatggcctctttgattcgcaggattttaaAAATGTAGGATTTGGAAAAGTACAGGGTTGAAGTGGCATGcacacttgaatcctataagattagcaaggagtGCTTGATGACACAGGAAAAACAAAGAAATTATGAAAAGAGGTTGGAGTAGATGTTAGATTCCCTATAAAATGTAGTACAAAAAattccataggaaaaattcctatgggatcCAATCCTATAAATCAAAGAACCACACAGAAAAAATTTCTAAGGATTTTTTTGCGAGTGACAAATTTCTAAGGATTTCAATCCTTCATAAATCCTATAGAATTCCTTTGAACCAAAGGAGCCCTAAAAGAGTATGGTGACAACTAAGAAAACTCATGAAGCTTGGCTAGAGAATCAGTCATCTTCTTCGATGACTGAACAAAAAGAATGGTGCACCACCTGGAAAACAAAGGTGCCTAGAAAAATCGGCGTCTTCCTTTGGAGACTAGCGCACCAATCCATCCCGACGGGGAGTGAGGCATCATCGGGACATGGCTACCACATGGGATTGTTCTTTCTGGAATGCTTCAGACCATGACCGGCGTTATTCCCTTTTGGACTGTGCTATGGCTCGCAGCGTTTGGGCAAGTGAAGTGCTACCAGATTGACCCTAAAAAAGGAACTGCGTCCTGCTCCAAAAAGGGCCAGGAATCATATCATACATTTTGTAAGTCCGTACTTGGTGCCAGGTCGCAACAAGTCAGTCGTCCGATCGTAATGCATACTCTATGGCGGCAATACTTCAGCCGTCCGATCAGAAATCAGGTGGGAGCCGCCACAGGTTCTCACGATGTGACATGTCAACACTTTATGCGTGAAACACACTTTTAATCCGGTATTTCAAGCGCTGATTAGTCTAGGACTTGCGAAAAGGCACACCACACGTCGTATCCTTTGAACCACAGTCACACCGAATATATTATGCGTGCGCCGGAATTTCACTGGGAGGCCTATAAATAGCATGTTACACCGCTGCAGACGCCATATAACACCAAGCTTTCACGTACGGCAACACACTGCTGGCTAGCCACATCTAAACCTAATCAAGTGCTCAGCTGAAGTATAACAGCCGAGCTCGGCCGGCGGTGATCGAGCATGTCGAGGGATCCGCTGATCGTCGGAAGGATCGTCGGCGACATCGTCGACTACTTCGACGCGTCGGCGCGGCTGAGGGTGCTGTACAGCTACCGCGAGATCACCAATGGGTCCGAGCTGAGGCCGTCGCAGGTGGCGAACCAGCCGACGGTGCAGATCACAGGACGGCCCGGATCACTCTACACGCTGGTGAGTGCTCATATATACGTTATACGATTGATCTCGGTTTTTTTTAACGGAAGTGCTAAATCTCAGTCGAACTAAGACTTCGAAGTCTTAGTCGATACTGTATTCATTAGATTTTACTTGAAGATCCGTGTAAAATTTTCTTTGaagttcttctttcttcttttttttaaaaTTCTATTCATTGACAGAAACTTCGTTAAGTCTCAGTCAAATTAGATCTAGCCACATTCTTTTTCAAAATTATCGTAGTTCGTTTTTATCATGCATGCATGTACGCACTCGGCCTTAGTTTAAGGAAGGTGGTACAAACATTTACATGTGTCTATCTATGTTTATGCGCGCATAAGTAATGTGATGGCATGCTTATTTGTTACAAGGTGATGGTAGACCCTGACGTACCTAGTCCAAGCAATCCTTCCCAACGGGAGTACCTCCACTGGTACGTGCATGATCATGCACTACAAAAATATCACTCAGTTTTTCTCAAAAAGAAAATCACTCATTAGTACCTACGCTGGCACCAGCTTGTTAAGCTAATTAACCAAGTTTAATTTCTTGCCTACACATATAGGTTGGTCACAGACATACCAGAACGAGGTGACGTCAGCTGTGGTAAGAAATTAATCTATCTCCTTGTCTTTTATATGAAGGAAAAAAACCACCCAGCCGGCATTAATCCTGTGGAAACCATTAAGACCTTTGTGTGTTTGTGCATGCAGGAACTGAGGTGGTGCCGTACGAGAGACCACAGCCGACGGCGGGGATCCACCGTGTGGCATTCGTGGTGTTCCGGCAGGCGGCGCAGGCGATCTACGCACCAGGGTGGCGCTCCAACTTCGTAACCAGGGACATTGCGGAGTGCTACAGCCTCGgcgctccggtcgccgccgcctaCTTCAACTGCCAGAGGGAGGGCAGCTGCGGTGGCCGGAGGTACCGGTGAAGCAAGCTGGTTCTACGTACGCACGCACGCACGATCGCTCCATACACAATATGTGCAAGCTAGGTGTAGCTGCTTGTAATACATCCGGTGTACTACTGGCTAGCTATCTCGACCGGCCGTATGTAATTGTCCGAATATATATTGTGCACTTGGTGCATGGCCTAAACAAAGCATTAAATAATTTTAGGGAGCGTCTGTAACTCATCTACACCTGACATCATTGTGATTTGAACTGGATCTTTCACCCTTCGTCACCCTCGTTTGCGTTGACTTTTTTTTACTTGGTACTagaaaattgcccgtgcgttgcaacgggtacaTAAATATTTTATATTTAATCAATGTGATTTATTTAGCATGGTTCTCGCATTGTGCTAGAGAACCGAAATAAGAGATGCGAGATCACAATTTGTCAAATGAATACACAATCaactgtcatttttcttttttcagCTATGACACAAAGCAACGTCCAATCTTTCAATTCCCATTTCAATTATATTGGCAATATAGCTATATTTCTAGTGGTTACAATACCAATAGTGCACTGAAGTGCACCATATAGTCATACCACACGCATCAATTCACAAGCAACT
The window above is part of the Triticum aestivum cultivar Chinese Spring chromosome 2A, IWGSC CS RefSeq v2.1, whole genome shotgun sequence genome. Proteins encoded here:
- the LOC123186222 gene encoding protein FLOWERINGUS T-like, translating into MSRDPLIVGRIVGDIVDYFDASARLRVLYSYREITNGSELRPSQVANQPTVQITGRPGSLYTLVMVDPDVPSPSNPSQREYLHWLVTDIPERGDVSCGTEVVPYERPQPTAGIHRVAFVVFRQAAQAIYAPGWRSNFVTRDIAECYSLGAPVAAAYFNCQREGSCGGRRYR